The Pirellulales bacterium genome window below encodes:
- a CDS encoding c-type cytochrome: MKHRLLGQLSNPRNASRQACLSGALALLMLTGCGRRDAHVKYERPSEVHDFATLFAQNCSGCHGAEGELGAAPPLADPLFLAIIPETEFTRVVSEGRTATLMPAFAREHGGELTDEQIGILVRGIRSKWGSSEGVGPGPLPDYLAQAGTGEAPSSENREAALQVFASVCGNCHGPRGQGGKEAGPIRDRAFLTLISDQALRRIVITGRRDLGMPDYRRLGDLLPAGQPLSNQQIADMVALLGSWRQAHEEIPQAAAATGGQ; the protein is encoded by the coding sequence ATGAAACATCGCCTCCTCGGCCAATTATCGAATCCGCGCAATGCTTCGCGGCAAGCCTGCCTCAGCGGTGCGCTGGCCCTGTTGATGTTGACGGGCTGCGGCCGGCGCGATGCGCACGTAAAGTACGAGCGACCGTCGGAGGTACACGACTTCGCCACACTGTTCGCGCAGAACTGTTCGGGTTGTCACGGCGCTGAGGGAGAGTTGGGCGCTGCCCCGCCACTTGCCGATCCGCTGTTTTTGGCGATTATTCCCGAGACCGAGTTCACGCGGGTCGTTTCCGAAGGGCGAACGGCGACGTTGATGCCTGCATTTGCCCGCGAACATGGCGGCGAACTGACCGACGAGCAGATCGGCATCCTGGTGCGCGGCATCCGCTCAAAGTGGGGCTCGAGCGAAGGAGTGGGGCCGGGACCACTACCCGACTATCTGGCACAGGCGGGCACGGGCGAGGCTCCTTCATCAGAGAACCGTGAAGCGGCCCTGCAGGTGTTCGCTTCGGTCTGCGGCAATTGTCATGGGCCGCGCGGCCAGGGTGGCAAGGAAGCAGGACCTATCCGCGATCGCGCCTTTCTGACACTGATCAGCGATCAGGCCCTGCGGCGCATCGTGATCACGGGACGGCGCGATTTGGGAATGCCCGATTATCGCCGCTTGGGCGATTTGCTACCTGCCGGGCAGCCCCTCTCGAATCAACAGATCGCCGACATGGTGGCCTTATTGGGCTCTTGGCGACAGGCGCATGAAGAAATTCCTCAAGCGGCAGCCGCGACGGGTGGTCAATGA
- the ctaD gene encoding cytochrome c oxidase subunit I codes for MAVWESSAADISPPAVAHAPSWATTVDHKQIGILYIVTSLVFLAVGGLEALVIRAQLWKPDSHLVGPEVFNQMFTMHGTTMIFFVVMPMLFGFGNYLVPLMIGARDMAFPRLNAFSYWMFAFGGAVTYLSFLAGGAPDVGWFAYAPLTEYAFSRGTSTDYWILGILISGIGTLATAVNLVTTILTMRAPGMSLGKVPLFVWMMMFDGILLIFALPPVTAAIIMLLLDRSLGAHFFDTQAGGSAILWQHLFWFFGHPEVYVMALPAFGIISEVVPVFSRKVIFGYESVAAATVAIGVLSMGVWAHHMFTVGMSDALDAIFSGASFLIAVPTGIKMFNWIATIYGGKLVLASPMLFALGFLAMFLIGGLTGIMLAAVPIDWQVSDTYFVVGHFHYVLFGGSLFAIMAAFYYWFPKATGRMMDERLARWQFWLMLAGFNLTFFPMHIAGLLGMPRRIYTYSADRGWTIWNQLSTVGAAMLAVCFAVFFWNLFDSVRRGAPAGDDPWDAWTLEWATTSPPAPYNFEQIPLVRSRRPLWDLKHPEDPDWEHES; via the coding sequence ATGGCCGTGTGGGAATCCTCCGCCGCCGACATTTCGCCCCCCGCGGTGGCTCACGCGCCCAGCTGGGCGACGACGGTCGATCACAAGCAGATCGGCATTTTGTATATCGTCACGAGCCTGGTGTTTTTGGCGGTGGGAGGGCTCGAGGCGCTGGTAATCCGCGCGCAGTTGTGGAAGCCCGATTCCCATTTGGTTGGCCCGGAAGTTTTCAACCAGATGTTCACGATGCACGGCACGACGATGATCTTCTTCGTCGTGATGCCGATGTTGTTTGGGTTCGGCAACTACCTGGTGCCGCTGATGATCGGCGCGCGCGACATGGCATTCCCGCGGCTGAATGCGTTCAGCTACTGGATGTTCGCCTTTGGCGGCGCGGTGACGTACCTCAGTTTTTTGGCCGGCGGCGCGCCGGATGTCGGCTGGTTCGCCTACGCCCCGCTGACGGAATACGCCTTCTCGCGCGGCACCAGCACCGATTATTGGATTTTGGGAATCTTGATCAGCGGGATCGGAACTTTGGCCACGGCGGTAAACCTGGTCACCACGATCTTGACCATGCGAGCGCCGGGCATGTCGCTGGGCAAGGTGCCGCTGTTCGTGTGGATGATGATGTTCGACGGCATCCTGTTGATCTTTGCGCTGCCCCCGGTGACGGCCGCGATCATCATGCTGCTATTGGACCGGAGCTTGGGAGCCCACTTTTTCGACACGCAGGCCGGCGGCTCGGCGATTCTGTGGCAGCATCTGTTCTGGTTCTTTGGCCATCCCGAGGTGTACGTGATGGCGCTGCCGGCCTTCGGAATTATTTCCGAAGTGGTGCCGGTCTTTTCACGCAAGGTGATCTTCGGCTACGAATCGGTGGCCGCCGCCACCGTGGCCATTGGAGTGCTCTCGATGGGTGTGTGGGCCCACCATATGTTCACCGTGGGTATGAGCGACGCGCTGGATGCGATCTTTTCCGGAGCTTCGTTTCTGATCGCCGTGCCGACCGGGATCAAGATGTTCAACTGGATCGCCACGATCTACGGCGGCAAGCTGGTGCTGGCCTCGCCCATGCTCTTTGCGCTGGGGTTCCTGGCCATGTTCCTCATCGGCGGACTGACCGGCATCATGCTCGCCGCGGTGCCCATCGATTGGCAGGTGAGTGACACGTACTTCGTGGTCGGTCATTTTCATTATGTGCTGTTCGGCGGCAGCCTGTTTGCCATCATGGCGGCCTTCTACTATTGGTTCCCCAAAGCGACGGGCCGCATGATGGACGAGCGTCTGGCCCGCTGGCAATTCTGGTTGATGCTGGCCGGCTTCAACCTGACGTTCTTTCCGATGCATATTGCGGGGCTGTTGGGAATGCCGCGGCGGATTTACACGTACTCGGCCGATCGCGGGTGGACCATTTGGAATCAACTCTCGACCGTGGGTGCGGCGATGCTGGCCGTGTGCTTCGCCGTCTTTTTTTGGAATCTGTTTGACTCGGTGCGACGAGGCGCCCCGGCCGGAGATGATCCGTGGGACGCCTGGACGCTGGAGTGGGCTACCACGTCGCCGCCGGCGCCTTACAACTTCGAACAAATCCCGCTGGTCCGCAGCCGCCGCCCGCTGTGGGATCTTAAACATCCCGAAGATCCGGATTGGGAACATGAATCATGA
- a CDS encoding cytochrome c oxidase subunit 3 yields the protein MNDASLTSGIATARALDGGSGAADLDATHRTHVGMVCFLCSEAAFFGTLIVAYLTYLGASKSGPTPAEVLSLPLVIAGTAALVASSVTVHLAHAALRAGRAGTFRTWLAATIILGALFLVGTAVEWHELIFEHGLTISRNLFGTTYFTLVGFHGLHVTVGLLLLTLMFCLSLPGFVSQRHSDGFDVISWYWHFVDSVWIVVFAVVYVFGR from the coding sequence ATGAACGATGCCAGCCTGACGAGCGGGATCGCGACGGCGCGCGCGCTAGACGGCGGTTCGGGCGCGGCGGATCTCGACGCCACGCACCGCACGCATGTCGGCATGGTCTGCTTTCTCTGTTCCGAGGCGGCATTTTTCGGCACGTTGATCGTGGCCTATTTGACGTACCTGGGCGCTTCAAAATCCGGGCCCACGCCCGCCGAGGTGCTGAGCTTGCCCCTGGTGATCGCGGGCACAGCCGCCTTGGTGGCAAGTAGCGTTACGGTACACCTGGCGCACGCCGCGTTACGTGCCGGGAGGGCCGGCACGTTTCGCACCTGGTTGGCGGCCACGATCATCCTGGGCGCGCTGTTTCTGGTGGGAACAGCCGTGGAATGGCACGAGTTGATCTTCGAGCATGGGCTGACGATCAGCCGCAATCTTTTTGGCACGACCTACTTCACACTGGTCGGATTTCACGGCTTGCACGTCACCGTCGGGCTGCTGTTGCTCACGCTGATGTTCTGTCTGTCGTTGCCGGGCTTTGTCTCGCAGCGGCATTCCGACGGCTTCGACGTGATCTCTTGGTATTGGCACTTTGTTGATTCGGTATGGATCGTCGTCTTTGCCGTGGTGTACGTCTTCGGCCGTTAA